The DNA segment TTcagcatattttatttcaagcaTGTGTGCTCCGCTACTTACAGGAACCGTGGGTATAGCAATAACAGAGACTTTATACGAAAAATCAAATGCCCCAAGTAATACATCATGTGTCACTTCTTACCGGTGGTTGGTTGCAGATGTAGCGCATGGTTTCACCAATATACTGAATTACTGTGACGTTATACTTTCGACAGTCAGCAAGAAAGTTACTAGCAGAGAACTGACGACGCATTGCAATGGTGACACCTAAAGAGAATTACACACTTGAGTTAATATTCATTTCGTCTTGCAACTGGTATTAATGCAGCAGTTTATATGTTAAATAAGATTATTGTATATCTGCTATGGTGgcaaaattctttaaaattgCATTTAGCCTTCACCATGagaaattttaccaaaatttaaaGCTGTTAGCACCCCAGCCATGCAGCCAGCCGTATGATACAGCGGTAAACTGCAATACATAATATCATCGAGACGAAGTTCAACGAATACTGATATCTGACTACCAAGAAACAACTTTGTGTAAGTCATCTTCACTGCTTTAGAAGGACCTGCAAGCAATTAGTAAAACACAACTaacgtttaaatatttttaattcactCTTTTGCATTGTACAGGGTGACGTTTTTGACTGCACGATGAGCGATACATAAAAGAAAAGACCTGTAGTTCCTGAAGTGAAAATTAGACAAGCAGTATTGCTAAATTTCACGTCCGGTTTCCATTCGCTTTCAAGTTCGGTAGATGGTTGTTCATCTGAAAATCAAGTTTGTGGTCAAACGAAGGTTATTCAAtgaatttcaaacaaatttcacCTGGAAAGACTGACTGACAAAAAGGGTTTATAGCTAATGGCGTTAGCATGACCAGCATAATGCAACTTTTTAATTCTGAATTCACACTCCATTAATTAATCTATAAAGCAATGGTAAATTTGTAAAACGTAAACTTGAGCAAAACCATCAAACAGTTGCAGGATCTAGATTAAAagaatgtttttatatttcatcaatattgcaaataaagtagctcataaaatgttttatgtgCTTGATACAGTAGCTAACATACAGTACCAATAATAGATAGTAAGCTTTGCTGGTTGTCAATTTCTTTGGTATAGCATATAACAGAAACATCCATCTCTTGCAGCCAATCTTTTATGCCTTTAACAgccttaaaaaaaacagatcTATTTACCTTGTTAAACATTCAACCCGATTCAGTAGAAACGTGATGCTCTGGCATATATATGCAATTACTAGAAAATTAGAAAAGAATACACAACAAATGACAATTAATAATTACAACATCGACAAACTCACAGAAAACTGTTTTGGTGTAAGAAAGTTGTAGccaatttaaaaagatttaccTCACTGAATGCATCATCACCACCGATTATGAGGAGTTTTGCATTAACTATGGAGATGCTGTAGATAAGAGCTTTCAGACGATTGTTGTAATTAATCAGGGCAATTTCTGCGCCAAGTTTCATACttgcaagtaaaattgcaacaTATGCTGGCTCATTGTACATCATTAAAGCAATCTAGAAGTTGAAAAAATACTGCTAAGCAAGTAAATGGCATAATGAGTATGCGTGCCTTCATACACTTGACAAGAGTATaattattacctatataatacataataaacaaataaagaataaataagaaaataagtAGGCACAAAATGGTGAGAAGTAATGGAAGATTAAAAGTTGGATGGAAAAGCATACAAATATATATTACTATCCTAAAATTTTCGGTATAGCATATTAAGATCATACACTTATATTTCAAAGTGGCTAAAAAGCGTTGAGACTTAaacattataaaattttataacgtAAACGCATAAGTTTTCATCCACGATTGAAGAAAGTGTTTATATGGGTTAGGGCAacataaaacaataatttatgGCAGATTAAACGCATTCTGTTTTCAAATAGATAAAACAACCATTGCAGATGATGATCAGTTCAGTAGTTTTTCACTCACCCTATCTCCCTGCCGGATTCCATGTTTATGAAAAGCCCGAGCTGTTTGATTTACTCGACGATTCATTTTTCCATAGGTCCAGCTCTCATCCATGAACAAAATATATGGCTTATCTGGATGTGACTTAGACAACTGCAGCAATCTAAGAAATGAGACATGTTGTTGATATCAAGATATGAGTGCACATATTACCGCAAAACAATAACTGTGAGTGTAAGTGTGTACATGGGTGTGATTATTACAAGAAAGAAATGGACTGAATAAGCGGTAAAAcctatttttaatattattagGGCTTGCAATTGTTATTGCTGCTGGATAAAACTAACCTCTCGGGAAAGGTAACATTATTCTTCTTCATATTTTGGAATTTCTTCATCATGGTTGTACTCAAGCGTAAGTATTTTAATTCATTTGGAAGCCAaggtaaaacatattttagaAGTTGCCATCCCAAAACAAATAAGCAGAAGACTGATATCACAGTCAATAACATTCCTACAATTAAGAAACACCTTGACCTAGCATTACACCTGTGGAATTTAAGTCCTGATAATTTCAtacaatgaaattaaatttaatcaGGTACCATGATAATAAGgctcatttaaaaaaaattttaaagaaaaacaaaagaaaagaaaaagtctGGAGCAATCCAAAATTGCAATAggtttatgataaaaaaagtgaactattaattattattatcaataaaATTACCTAATGATTTAATGTTAGCAATGCATACATAAGTAGCGGCAATAGATAACCACAATTGATAAATACAAGCAGCACAATAATTCTTATTTTGGTTATACAGTTGAAATGCTAAAAAAGAATTGtgttgatttttaataatcgTGACTTGGACTTTAAATTATCGTAAATTAAAAACGTAACACATCATAGATAAAGATGAGTAGAATGCATAAAGATATAAAGACATAGTGCTTATACATTTTGCAAAGCAGTTAAGGTAAAAAAGTAATAACAGGGTTACATTACTGTAGTTAAGTGAATTAAAAAATGGAGTTGCCAACAAATCGTGAGTATACCACGGATAACAAACAGCTATGTACTAAAGAATAGTTAGATAAATTCGCTGGAGGATACTCCAAAAACTTGCCAAAACTGATTTCAAATGTTGAGATCAGTTTTCATTTAAGAAGGataacaaaattcaaattcgGTGATGACAATGATGTCTTGGAAAAAAATCGAGGGTTTTAGCTGGTTTTGGCAATATTATCatcataaataaaatttggGAAGTTTTTACACACAGGTATCACAATACGAAActatacttttaaaaaaagttaaaaatgacTGCACAAAACTTAACAGACTAAAAAGCtagttgcaaaaaaataaacaaccacgcaaaaaataagaaatgtaCAAAGACAAGCTTGGCAACCTGCGCCCAATTGGTGAGGAATCATTATCGAGTTTAAGTCGCGCAAAACATTTCCTTAGTCCAaggataaaaattttgataccATAACATGATACCAGTAATGATTTTTCCATGATCTATGAAATCCAAGAAAATGTAAAGGTGGCACTTATACCTGAAAACATCATTTGGGTAGAGAGTTTTAGACTAGAATTTAGTGAGGATATTTATTAAAGTTAAAGTTATGggtagaaataaaataaacctaAGCAAAACCAAGTACTGTATACCAACCTTCctggaaagaaaatatttattatactgCCTTTTTTCATCACATCACAATTGTACTAAAATATACATACTTCAAGTAGTTTGAAAGTCATGTTTGAGAAGTTGCCATCTTAGAATAAGAGAACATAAATTTGATAAGAAACAGTCAGATTCTTAAACAATCCTACATTTGAGAAACTTTTTGATCTTGCATTACACCTGTAAGATGTAAATTGCGGTAATATTATCTTATTGCAATGACATTATACTACAGGTTAAGAATTTACTTGTTAGCATGAAATTATATAGCCCAATTAGAAAAAGAAATGTCTGTGATGAAAGTCaaaggaaaaaataaattgaagaaAACCAATATGAAGAACAACACAGAATgagattaaaattaaacagcAGACACACTTACACAAAATCcaagataaaaatgttaattttcatTACTACCAATAGCATAGATTCAATTTTGGCATaggtaaagaaaaaattaaagttaaggGTAATTACAACTGGTATCAAATCAAAAGAGCAAACAATAATTCACATGACTAGTGTCAAAAAAGCGAAGCTagactttataaaaaaaatttatgatgaTAACATTTGGCGATAAAATtccaataatttttatttacacaaaaatgtttgttgtttatgtTTCAATGAATACATGAAGAGCTTAACTTAGGGttcattgtaaaaaaaatttttttcaaaaccttcTTGTACTTGGTCAGTGAATTATTTCTATACTTGCAATAGGCCTACTGAACAAACCATACAAAAATTATATCTCAAATATGAAGATATTGTTTCTAACAATAGTTACAGTGACAATATTTATCTACAATGCTGTGCCTTCAAgctaatattttaaaagaaaagcatAAAACAGTAGATACTTCAGTTTATCAATACCATAAATTTTACGatgaaattaaactaaaatgcAAATATAATACTTATCAGcgtaatttgtttaaaaaatttcaaatatgaCATATGATGGTTTGGCTGCTCAAGATTGCTCAAAAAGAGTAATTCTATTGTAGGATATTTGCACATACCAATATAGGAAAATAAAGAGTATGCATGAAGTTTAGAAAATGGCTTGACAGGAAAAAGTGatagattattattattgttagaCATATACCTAAAATACAGCAAATGGTTATTGTAAAAGGGCTTCCAAAAACATGCATATTAGCCAAATTTATCacagaaaaatttgtttacattCAAATTCTTTCTGGAGGTCTTAGTTTAACTTTATATAAACAATGTGTCACTTGTCAAGGAAATAGATCTCATCTTCTCCTTTATCTAAATCAAATCCATCATTCTGAAGATCAGtctttttagcttaaaatttccAGTCATACTCATTCCTGTTGCAATCCGAAAACTGTAATCATGTAACTATTACCTGGAATTTTAGTTCCATATGCATTTGCAACCTTCACACCATGAAACATGTTTAACGCTATCTAAACCGGGTTCAcaacattactattttaactttgTGCGACTGACACTGCACAGAAATTTTCAATCGATAAtcactcgaaaactatacgtcgtaaactgatcggagttagtaggttagtagcaaaaacatctggcttcctgtatacagcataattgtaaaactaaagaaagtgcatttagtggaaattaagtatttctacaagcgatacatttctagaagtttttcttgttacgccatGCTCCCGCAGTGCTTAATTGCCTAGAAAACCAGCTGATCACAAGAAGAGAACAAAAGAGAATAGTTGGTCGAATTAGTTGTGtataaatgagtaaacgaatacgatacgcttcaatgcggagagagagcaaaattatgaaaatatgacaatatttcaaaaattacaaaatcaaactttataaaacaaacatggaaagATAACTGAACagtttttaggaaaagtcaccaaatttcaagtttccaCAGCAAACAGTACAACTGTAcaccacgttttgctgtgactgtgtgcagaGTCAGCCACACATAGTGTAGATAGGGTTAAACTTCAGTGGTAGATACATCTTCTCCTTTCCAACGAAATATATCTCCAAGAAGATCAGAAAAGTAAACTTTATGGTTTTATCTCGCATTAATACATCTCCAGTATTGAAGTATGCATCTCCATTCTAAAACATAAGCAGTCGATAATAAAATTCATTCAAACATCAAAAAGTACTATTTGTGCACTAGATGGAAAGCTGTTCTTCAATATATATCTTTTTTATGACAATAACCGAACTCCTGCAGTGCATTTATTAAATCGTTAATGATGGCCATGTGTCAAAAAATTGGCAGTAACTTGTAAAGAAAGAGCTAAAATCTATAAAAATGAGCTTACCAAGTTCTTTCTAGCTAGAAAATCATCCATTTccattaataaaataaaacaataactaaaaattaattaattgccCAACTGatttataagttttataactaactagaaaaaaaataaagaggACAAAATATAGTACTGACATTCCTGCCCTTTTGCCCTGCCCCTGTCTTGCAATTAATACCCTGCCAAAAACTGGTAAGTGAAACATAATGAGTGCAAATCTGAAGTACTGGTGCTTCTTACTTTTCACCTGCTTTCATACAAAAACATAAGTATACAAAGAAATCTGCTTGTTTTACTTTAGAATGGTTAGACTTTTAGTACTGGCCAAGTGTGAAAATAGTATGACTGCATTTAGAGTCGTCTCACAAAAGTAAGTCCTATTGATACACTTTAGAAGTAAAAAATACAGATTCATCTTAGAAgtaacatatttttaacattattcatatttttttatctGATACTGCTGGGTGAGTTCATGCACATTTGCAACCTTTacaccagggatgtccaaccttttattatagtgggccgcattgtcacttgaaataattcaatgggccgcagaacctaataaatttcaagaaaaatgggtgcataaagtacatacttttggagtgaaaatgactagcgggccgcacaaaaatctcaggcgggccgcaggttggacatccctgcttTACACCATGAAGCATGTTTAAAGGTTCTCCAACTTCAGTGGTAGATACATTTTCTCCTTTCCAATGAAATGTATCTACAAGacaatcaaaattttatagtcTTTATCTCGCATTAATACATTTCGGGTATTGAAGTATGCATCCCCATTCTAAACACATCCAATTGATaataaaattcatttaaacatTACAATCTATCTTTTATCTTACTACGTGTAAAGCTGTTTTTGAATATTGTTAATTGAATAAAGTAACTAAACTTTTgctatttgtttgttaaatttctAATCATGACcaatttgtttcaataaatatgCCAGTAACTTgtaaaagaaaagttaaaaactataaaactgACCTTATCAAGATATACATATCTAGTTCCAAAAATCTTCAAGCGTAAGACAAACAATTAAGCACAAACATATCTAAAATATGACAAGTCTAAGTTTTATTACATATAAAGCTGTCTTACATCAAACAAGTTtctaacaatttttttctctgTAAGATTTTTATTGCCCTTGTACAAGGCAAACTGAGgtataattaataatataatttcACAGTAAATCATGTCTGCGAGTACACTTGGTTTTCAAATTGTTAGTCAAAATTCATCAAGAAGTTCAATAATAGTCACATCATTAACAGCATCAAatatacatttaataaattttcaaaatggttAAATCTTACTCTATATGTCATAGCTCATAACTTATTGTGCGCAAAAACTAGTCATTAAATAATTAGAaaccttcaaaataaaagcatcCAAAACacccaaattaaattttaaaaaaacaacaaaacaaatactATGACAATTAAACCAATTAGTTAACTAACACCATAGATCaatcatttataaaagttgCACTTCAACAAGTTAAATCAAATGCTTTATTTGTAATATACACCAAAACTAAAAGTGAAAAACATGTACTTTATTGTTAGAATCAGTCTATGATTTTCAATGAAATATAACTGGATAGAATAATTGCACAAAACCAAACCACTAATAGCACTTTAAAAGTGCAatgttaaaagtattttaaattagcGAAAGTAATTTTGAGATTTGATTactgtaaaaatgttttttttcaaacactaTGGAGCATGAGACACACCCTAAATCTAGAGGAAATTGAATAGCACCATGCTGAAATTCAAAATAAGATTCCTGAAAAAAAATGCCAACAATAAAAACTATAGCTGGCTATAGCTGAAGCTGATGACAGCGAAAATTTAGGTAAATCTTTTCGAAAATATTGGGGCACTAGGTTATAATGAAGAGTAGATTGATTCATAATAAAATTAGAACTTtggaattgaaaaaaaaacgagaaTAATCATTCCTGCTCTTCAGGCCTTTCAGACTTGACATTTGTTCTGGCTCTGGGTGAAATCAGCATATGAGCACTGAGCAATCACAACCTCAATTCACAGTTCTCAACTTTTTTCTGGAGGGTTTTAGTAAACCTCACATATGACTTCACTTGGTGGTCAAGAAAATACACTTTGTCTTCTCCAATATTCTCCAAATCATAACCTTCTTGTTGAAGATTCACTTTTCTGTGCTTGTAAGTCCCAGTAAGTTCAATCTGTGGTTGCACCCTTACAAACAAGATAAAATCATGAAAACATTGCTGACACTATCTTGAACTTAGTATGGGAAAAAGGAAATCACTTAATTGAAATACCACAAagcatgaaaaaaaaaatcaaatcatGGATATGGAAATAGTTACAAGTCTACAATCTGGTGTACCTGACAAACAAAGGTTGAGCATATGATGGAAGTGAGCTGCACACGTGATTGTAAAGAATTTTAGTGTCAAACTTGTCACTTTCTAAAACAATGCTTACCATGCCCGCCTTACCGTCATTTCCTGTAAAACAACCACTTTCATTAAATAATGCGAttaacaaatcaaaatatGGTACCtcaacagcaactaaaattaCCTGGAATTTTTACACCATAAACGTTTGCTTCCTTGATACAAGGAGCCATTACAATAGTATCAGCCACCTCTGTGGTAGATACATTTTCCCCTTTCCATCGAAATGTATCTCCAACACGAtcacaaaagtataaccgGTATTCTTTGTCAACCATCATTAAATCACCACTGTTGAAGTACTGATCTCCATTCTTGAAGGGAATTATGTCATTAAGTATTATGAATAGCAAACGTTACCACAtgttgacaaaatttttagaccaatctaaaattattttaaagttttttaatagATTTAATCTTGGGAAAGTGTACATTGCATAAAGCACACACTTTATTATAAGATTACCATGTCcatgttaaaaaataacaacaaaggTTGTATAACAGCAGCATGTTATTTAGCTAACCTTGAAAACATTTCGTAAAATTTTCCTCTCGGTTAAATTCTTGTTGCCCTTATATTCACATATTTTAGCCAAACTAGTTATTTTCATCACCAGTAAACCAGGCTCACCATAATCAGCCAATATAGGTCTAAAAGGGGTTTGAAAtgacaaagaaagaaaattgaaaaatcagTAACAGTAAACAACAAcagtaaaagttaaaataaatatgaacATAAAAGGTCACGATATATTGAAATAGATACTGCATTATTTATAATCATATTAAATACTGAACTCAGAATTAGATAATTAATGtacattaaaaatgttttatatcaATTTGTAGAAGTTCCTTTTATTTAAATCATACAAATAGTAACCAATTTCGATTcaacaaatttgaattttttaattaacagaATCGAATAGCAATAAAACTATATAAAATGGTGTtacttgttatttttgtcatagCAAATTTCATCTTCTCCATGATCATATTTCACTATTACTGATCCAGTCAAAATCTAAAAGCAGATGCAATGCAATactgaaatatttaattccTTCTGTATTCATACAAGAAGACCTTTATTTTATACTTCAAAACTTAACACAAGTAATTTTGAGGAAAAATAAACTCGCAGATATTGAATGGATTTAAACAGTATTTGTCAACTTTAGCTTTGCAATCGGTTGCATAACATTGATAAATATAAACTACATGaatagttaaatttttctgcAGAATCAGAACAACTCAGGAAACCATTCAACACATATAGAAGCATGTATTcatgtttcaaaaaatgccAGGCTTCTTGTACAAAACAAATGATGTGGATcactgtttaaaataaattcaatagTCGTAGTAAGCTGGTGCTTTAGAACTTTGAAATTTGTAATAGgtcaattttgaaaacaaataaataaaactttattttaacgGTTTTAGTGATACGACTTGGCTGAAATACGAATGAAATACGACTTGGCTGAAATATGAAAATGTTGCTAAGTTATAAAATTAACCT comes from the Clavelina lepadiformis chromosome 5, kaClaLepa1.1, whole genome shotgun sequence genome and includes:
- the LOC143458683 gene encoding long-chain fatty acid transport protein 2-like, whose protein sequence is MLLTVISVFCLFVLGWQLLKYVLPWLPNELKYLRLSTTMMKKFQNMKKNNVTFPERLLQLSKSHPDKPYILFMDESWTYGKMNRRVNQTARAFHKHGIRQGDRIALMMYNEPAYVAILLASMKLGAEIALINYNNRLKALIYSISIVNAKLLIIGGDDAFSEAVKGIKDWLQEMDVSVICYTKEIDNQQSLLSIIDEQPSTELESEWKPDVKFSNTACLIFTSGTTGPSKAVKMTYTKLFLGSQISVFVELRLDDIMYCSLPLYHTAGCMAGVLTALNFGVTIAMRRQFSASNFLADCRKYNVTVIQYIGETMRYICNQPPTTRDRDHKIRIAFGNGLRPDVWKTFLERFGSQIRIVEFYAATESNVSCINLCNRIGSIGTCSPILKALTGCSFVKYDWEKEEPYRTESGRCVEVGLNEPGLAIGQIRSSGPSGHCAYAGDAKLTQKKILHNVFKEGDSYYNSGDLLMRDSNYFVYFCDRVGDTFRWKGENVSTVDVGDVILLYPGVKEANVYGVKIPGNEGRAGMVALVLDDFDDLNFKDFYFYCLKYLPKYAVPIFLRITKYLEVTGTSKQIKVKLKSEGIDLDRIKEDPLFVADKPSGTYVPFTQNMLARIASNDMKF